From a region of the Pukyongiella litopenaei genome:
- a CDS encoding manganese/iron ABC transporter ATP-binding protein, producing the protein MAHDLQISAPGTVAQADPGGGIAAHDVTVTYRNGHTALRDASFEIPRGTVTALVGVNGSGKSTLFKAIMGFVPAARGEIRLLGRGVREALKLNLVAYVPQAEEVDWSFPVLVEDVVMMGRYGHMGFLRRPSGADHDAVETALARVNMQDFRHRQIGELSGGQKKRVFLARALAQDGQVILLDEPFTGVDVKTEEQIIALLRELRDEGRVMLVSTHNLGSVPEFCDRTVLVKGTVLGYGPTETTFTRANLERAFGGVLRQFTLGGADLHEDDDARRISIFTDDERPFVQYGDETRVSEEQK; encoded by the coding sequence ATGGCACATGACCTCCAGATTTCGGCCCCCGGCACCGTCGCGCAGGCGGATCCCGGCGGTGGCATTGCCGCGCATGATGTCACCGTCACCTATCGGAACGGCCACACCGCGTTGCGTGATGCGAGTTTCGAGATACCGCGCGGCACCGTCACCGCGTTGGTGGGGGTGAACGGATCGGGGAAATCGACGCTTTTCAAGGCGATCATGGGGTTCGTGCCGGCCGCCAGGGGCGAAATCCGGCTGCTGGGCCGCGGTGTCCGCGAGGCGCTGAAGCTGAACCTCGTCGCCTATGTGCCGCAGGCCGAAGAGGTCGACTGGTCGTTTCCGGTGCTGGTCGAGGACGTGGTGATGATGGGGCGCTATGGCCATATGGGGTTCCTGCGCCGGCCGTCCGGGGCCGATCATGACGCGGTCGAAACGGCGCTGGCGCGGGTCAACATGCAGGATTTCCGTCACCGCCAGATCGGCGAACTGTCCGGCGGGCAGAAAAAGCGCGTCTTTCTGGCGCGGGCGCTGGCGCAGGACGGGCAGGTCATCCTGCTCGACGAACCCTTTACCGGGGTCGATGTAAAGACCGAGGAGCAGATCATCGCGCTGTTGCGCGAATTGCGCGACGAGGGGCGGGTGATGCTGGTTTCCACGCACAACCTGGGCAGCGTGCCGGAGTTCTGTGACCGGACGGTGCTGGTGAAGGGGACGGTGCTGGGCTACGGGCCGACCGAAACCACCTTTACCCGCGCCAACCTCGAACGCGCCTTTGGCGGGGTGTTGCGGCAATTCACCCTCGGGGGGGCCGACCTGCACGAGGATGACGACGCGCGCCGGATCTCGATCTTTACCGATGATGAACGGCCCTTTGTCCAATACGGCGACGAGACCCGCGTTTCGGAGGAGCAGAAATGA
- a CDS encoding metal ABC transporter permease, whose product MTVLLEPFGYGYMTNAMWVSALVGGVCAFLSSYLMLKGWSLIGDALSHSVVPGVAGAYILGLPFALGAFISGGLAAAAMLFLSDRSGLKVDVIIGIIFTSFFGLGLFMASVYPMAVSIQTITMGNILAITPEDTLQLAIIGFVSLAILLMKWKDLMVVFFDESHARSIGLRPGMLKVVFFGLLSACVVAAMQTVGAFLVIAMVVTPGASAYLLCDRFPRLILTSVVIGTVTSFAGAYVSYFLDGATGGVIVVLQTLVFLTVFVLAPKHGLLAHRRKAAEALRTEAAR is encoded by the coding sequence ATGACCGTGCTGCTCGAACCCTTCGGCTATGGCTACATGACCAACGCGATGTGGGTTTCGGCGCTTGTCGGCGGGGTCTGCGCCTTCCTGTCCTCCTACCTGATGCTCAAGGGCTGGTCGCTGATCGGGGACGCGCTGTCGCATTCGGTGGTGCCGGGCGTGGCGGGCGCCTACATCCTCGGGCTGCCCTTTGCGCTGGGTGCGTTCATCTCGGGGGGGCTCGCCGCGGCGGCGATGCTGTTTCTCTCCGACCGGTCGGGGCTCAAGGTCGACGTGATCATCGGCATCATCTTCACCTCGTTTTTCGGCCTCGGGCTGTTCATGGCCTCGGTCTATCCGATGGCGGTGTCGATCCAGACCATCACCATGGGCAACATCCTCGCCATCACGCCGGAGGACACGCTGCAGCTGGCGATCATCGGATTTGTCTCGCTGGCGATCCTGCTGATGAAATGGAAGGACCTGATGGTGGTCTTTTTCGACGAAAGCCACGCCCGGTCGATCGGGCTCAGGCCCGGAATGCTGAAGGTGGTGTTTTTCGGGTTGCTTTCGGCCTGCGTGGTTGCCGCGATGCAGACGGTGGGCGCGTTTCTCGTCATCGCCATGGTGGTGACGCCGGGGGCGAGCGCCTACCTGCTCTGCGACCGGTTCCCGCGGCTGATCCTGACCTCGGTCGTCATCGGCACGGTCACCAGCTTCGCGGGGGCCTATGTCAGCTATTTCCTCGACGGCGCCACCGGCGGGGTCATCGTCGTGCTCCAGACGCTGGTTTTCCTGACTGTCTTTGTCCTGGCGCCGAAACACGGGTTGCTGGCGCATCGGCGCAAGGCGGCCGAAGCCCTGCGCACGGAGGCGGCGCGATGA
- a CDS encoding metal ABC transporter permease — MMDTLLMPFQFGFMQNAFWIALIVSVPTALLSCFLVLKGWALMGDAVSHAVLPGIVLAYIVGFPLILGAFAAGMATAIATGYLSENSRVKQDTVMGVVFSGMFGLGIVLYVSIHTNVHLDHILFGNMLGVGAGDLWTAGLISVLVTAVLLLKWKDLMLHAFDPAQAQASGLPVGLLHYGLLTILSLTIVATLSATGLILAVGLLITPGAIAFLLVRSFGRMLVVAVAACMSSMLAGVYLSFFLDSAPAPTIVLILTAIFIAAFIRRTVQVRRMAATT; from the coding sequence ATGATGGATACGCTTTTGATGCCGTTCCAGTTCGGGTTCATGCAGAATGCCTTCTGGATCGCCCTGATCGTGTCAGTCCCCACGGCGCTGCTGTCCTGTTTCCTCGTGCTCAAGGGCTGGGCGCTGATGGGCGACGCGGTCAGCCATGCGGTGCTGCCGGGGATCGTGCTGGCCTATATTGTCGGCTTTCCCCTGATCCTCGGCGCGTTCGCGGCCGGCATGGCGACCGCCATCGCCACCGGATACCTGTCCGAAAACAGCCGGGTAAAGCAGGACACGGTGATGGGGGTGGTGTTTTCGGGCATGTTCGGGCTGGGGATCGTGCTCTATGTGTCGATCCACACCAACGTGCATCTCGACCATATCCTGTTCGGCAACATGCTGGGTGTTGGGGCGGGCGATCTCTGGACCGCCGGGCTGATCTCGGTCCTTGTCACCGCGGTGCTGCTGCTGAAATGGAAGGACCTGATGCTGCACGCCTTCGATCCGGCGCAGGCGCAGGCGTCGGGCCTGCCGGTCGGGCTGCTGCATTACGGGCTGCTCACGATCCTGTCGCTGACCATCGTGGCGACGCTGTCGGCGACCGGGCTGATCCTCGCCGTCGGGCTGCTGATCACGCCGGGGGCTATCGCGTTTCTGCTGGTGCGCAGTTTTGGCCGGATGCTGGTGGTGGCGGTTGCGGCCTGCATGTCGTCCATGCTGGCCGGCGTCTATCTCAGCTTCTTCCTCGACAGTGCCCCGGCGCCGACCATCGTCCTGATCCTCACGGCGATCTTCATCGCCGCCTTCATCCGCCGGACAGTGCAGGTCAGACGCATGGCGGCAACCACCTGA
- a CDS encoding PqiC family protein — MTLRPRQILPLCVAALLAGCADDTARFLIEPASTATTQRVRVSTIEVRNVSLPSYASGLEIAVQQPDGALRNVDGSIWADDPERGITTALARNLDMATTATAAAEPWPLDGRAQVRIDVRVDRMLAGADGTFRFAGQFALSSPDGIIRERLQRFDIAIPLPDATPAAVSAASGQAISALGADIARSLAR; from the coding sequence ATGACCCTGCGCCCACGCCAAATCCTGCCCCTCTGCGTCGCCGCGCTGCTGGCGGGTTGTGCCGACGATACCGCCCGGTTCCTGATCGAGCCGGCGAGCACCGCGACCACACAGCGGGTGCGGGTCTCGACCATTGAGGTCCGCAACGTGTCGCTGCCCTCCTATGCCTCGGGCCTGGAGATCGCGGTCCAGCAGCCGGACGGCGCGTTGCGCAACGTGGACGGTTCGATCTGGGCCGACGATCCCGAACGCGGGATCACCACGGCGCTGGCCCGCAATCTCGACATGGCGACCACCGCCACCGCCGCCGCCGAACCCTGGCCGCTGGATGGCCGGGCACAGGTGCGTATCGATGTGCGCGTGGACAGGATGCTGGCCGGCGCGGATGGCACGTTCCGCTTTGCCGGACAGTTCGCGCTGTCATCGCCCGACGGGATCATCCGCGAACGCCTGCAGCGGTTCGACATTGCCATCCCGTTGCCGGATGCCACACCCGCCGCCGTTTCCGCCGCAAGCGGCCAGGCCATATCCGCCCTCGGCGCCGACATCGCCCGCAGCCTGGCCCGGTGA
- a CDS encoding intermembrane transport protein PqiB gives MTDQTPADLDIDPARPSIWRNLSFVWLVPILALAVSLGLAWQTVANRGVPIEIIFNSASGIVSGETTLRYRDVVIGTVEDVSFTDDLGKVLVRARVNKDVAPYLDSQAQFWVVRPAVSTRGITGISTVLSGVYIEGAWDQTPDAPQRRFEGLDGPPLVQPGRAGKRITLITDDGRLLSEGAPVLFRGVEVGRLERPRLTVSTDMIVVDAFIEAPHDRKLNTATRFWDTSGFRVSISGAGLSVDFDSMATLLAGGLEFGSIFDGGVPVSPGHVFNVYASEGEARKSVFTRSTAQAIDLAAQFNESVAGLEVGAEVRLGGLKVGEVAAITTRIHESDAGPTIRLMTRLSLEPGRLGLPAQASREDALDFLEAAVNGGLRARLATTSLFSSALVVDLVELPDAEPAGLDRDADPLPTLPTAPSDLPDFTATAEGVFERINALPIEEMIDHAIALMTGIEEFTRSEKLRALPGDAAALLADARTLLQDEATRALPGDLRDTVAELRGIATDLRRSGALESLGEALEKANVAAANISTASAEVPALVEDLRAVAQKARSLEAEELITAAREVLESADAVIGAPGARELPETLNGALAEIRSSLAELREGGMVDNANAAMASARSATDALKTAAETLPELSARMTRLAAQAEALVAAYGARSNFNDETIAALRAMREAARSVSELARTLERDPALLIRGR, from the coding sequence GTGACAGACCAGACCCCCGCCGACCTGGACATCGACCCAGCCCGCCCGTCAATCTGGCGGAACCTGTCCTTCGTCTGGCTGGTGCCGATCCTGGCGCTGGCGGTATCGCTGGGGCTGGCCTGGCAGACCGTCGCCAATCGCGGCGTCCCGATCGAGATCATCTTCAACAGCGCGTCGGGCATCGTGTCGGGCGAAACCACCCTGCGCTACCGGGACGTGGTGATCGGAACGGTCGAGGACGTGTCCTTTACCGATGATCTGGGCAAGGTGCTTGTGCGGGCGCGGGTAAACAAGGACGTGGCCCCCTATCTCGATTCGCAGGCGCAGTTCTGGGTGGTGCGCCCGGCGGTCAGCACCCGCGGCATCACCGGCATTTCCACCGTCCTCTCGGGGGTCTATATCGAAGGGGCCTGGGACCAGACGCCCGATGCGCCCCAGCGCCGTTTCGAAGGGCTCGACGGTCCGCCGCTGGTGCAGCCCGGCCGGGCGGGCAAGCGGATCACGCTGATCACCGATGACGGCCGGCTGCTGTCCGAAGGCGCCCCGGTCCTGTTCCGCGGCGTCGAGGTGGGCCGGCTGGAGCGACCGCGCCTCACGGTTTCGACCGACATGATCGTGGTCGATGCCTTCATCGAGGCACCCCATGACCGCAAGCTGAACACGGCGACCCGGTTCTGGGACACATCCGGGTTCCGGGTCTCGATCAGCGGCGCCGGTCTCAGCGTCGATTTCGACAGCATGGCGACATTGCTGGCGGGGGGCCTCGAATTCGGATCGATCTTCGATGGCGGCGTGCCGGTCAGCCCCGGCCATGTCTTCAACGTCTATGCCAGCGAGGGCGAGGCCCGCAAAAGCGTGTTCACGCGCTCGACCGCCCAGGCCATCGACCTGGCCGCGCAGTTCAATGAATCCGTGGCCGGGCTCGAGGTCGGCGCCGAGGTCCGGCTGGGCGGTCTCAAGGTCGGAGAAGTGGCCGCGATCACCACCCGGATCCACGAATCCGACGCCGGCCCCACCATCCGCCTGATGACCCGGCTGTCGCTGGAGCCCGGCCGCCTGGGCCTGCCCGCGCAGGCCAGCCGCGAGGACGCGCTGGATTTCCTCGAAGCCGCCGTGAATGGCGGGCTCAGGGCGCGGCTGGCGACGACCAGCCTGTTCAGCAGCGCGCTGGTGGTGGACCTGGTCGAACTGCCCGATGCCGAACCCGCTGGCCTCGATCGCGATGCCGACCCGTTGCCGACCCTGCCGACCGCCCCCTCGGACCTGCCCGATTTCACCGCGACCGCCGAGGGCGTGTTCGAACGAATCAACGCCCTGCCGATCGAAGAGATGATCGACCACGCGATCGCGCTGATGACCGGTATCGAAGAGTTCACCCGGTCCGAAAAGCTGCGCGCGCTGCCCGGCGACGCCGCCGCGCTGCTGGCGGATGCCCGCACCCTGCTCCAGGACGAAGCGACCCGCGCCCTGCCGGGGGACCTGCGCGACACCGTGGCCGAGCTTCGCGGCATCGCGACCGATCTCAGGCGCAGCGGCGCGTTGGAATCGCTGGGAGAGGCACTGGAAAAGGCCAATGTGGCAGCGGCCAACATCTCGACCGCCTCGGCCGAGGTTCCCGCGCTGGTCGAGGATCTGCGGGCGGTCGCGCAGAAGGCCCGCTCGCTTGAAGCAGAGGAACTCATCACGGCCGCACGCGAGGTGCTCGAGAGCGCCGATGCCGTGATCGGCGCCCCCGGCGCGCGCGAGTTGCCGGAAACCCTGAACGGCGCGCTGGCCGAGATCCGCAGCTCGCTGGCCGAACTGCGCGAGGGCGGCATGGTCGACAACGCGAACGCGGCGATGGCATCGGCCAGGTCTGCGACGGATGCGCTGAAAACCGCGGCCGAAACCCTGCCCGAGCTTTCGGCCCGCATGACCCGCCTGGCCGCCCAGGCCGAAGCGCTGGTGGCGGCCTATGGCGCGCGATCGAATTTCAACGACGAAACCATCGCCGCCCTGCGCGCCATGCGCGAAGCCGCGCGGTCGGTTTCCGAACTGGCCCGGACATTGGAACGGGACCCTGCCCTGCTGATCAGAGGACGCTGA
- a CDS encoding paraquat-inducible protein A, which yields MENAERTQPALTARGAGMVGCRHCGLANPRRTTRCRRCGGILHERDDTRSLQRVWAWLLAGLIAYVPANLYPMLRTTTFGHTMDNTIVGGVIELFAHGSYAVAGIVFFASVMIPIGKFIAIGYLAASARHDPGNHTTARQHLYEVVEFIGRWSMVDVFVVAILTALVQLDLIATINPGIAAICFALSVAFTMISAQMFDPRILWDRKAGPATT from the coding sequence TTGGAAAACGCTGAGCGAACGCAGCCGGCCCTGACCGCGCGCGGCGCCGGCATGGTCGGCTGCCGCCACTGCGGGCTGGCCAATCCGCGCCGGACGACGCGCTGCCGCCGCTGCGGCGGCATCCTGCACGAACGCGACGATACCCGCAGCCTGCAACGGGTCTGGGCCTGGCTGCTGGCCGGCCTGATCGCCTATGTCCCGGCCAATCTCTACCCGATGCTGCGCACCACCACCTTCGGCCATACCATGGACAACACCATCGTCGGCGGGGTGATCGAGCTGTTCGCGCATGGGTCCTACGCGGTCGCCGGCATCGTGTTCTTCGCCAGCGTCATGATACCGATCGGCAAGTTCATCGCCATCGGGTATCTCGCCGCCTCGGCCCGGCACGATCCGGGCAACCATACCACCGCGCGGCAGCATCTCTACGAGGTGGTCGAGTTCATCGGCCGCTGGTCGATGGTGGATGTTTTCGTGGTCGCGATCCTGACCGCGCTGGTGCAACTGGATCTGATCGCGACAATCAATCCGGGCATCGCCGCGATCTGCTTTGCGCTTTCGGTTGCGTTCACCATGATTTCCGCCCAGATGTTTGATCCCAGGATCCTCTGGGACAGAAAAGCCGGACCAGCCACGACGTGA
- a CDS encoding paraquat-inducible protein A, with translation MAKDLIACPVCDLLHRETDIMQGATARCHRCGTVLFAPRNGAMTQILMLSLTALILMFAAIFFPFLEIDSHGLHSRSSIFDAVLAFDHGPLLPLSVAVAGLIVLLPLARLAAAIYVMGPMAISYRPLPHADLALRFFDAARPWAMAEIFIVGVTVAMVKIAGLAHVTLGPAFWAFAGLVLLIVLKDNLMCRMTIWKTLSERSRP, from the coding sequence TTGGCCAAGGATCTGATTGCCTGTCCCGTCTGCGATCTTCTGCACCGGGAAACGGATATCATGCAGGGCGCGACCGCCCGGTGCCACCGCTGTGGCACGGTCCTGTTCGCCCCGCGCAATGGCGCCATGACGCAGATCCTGATGCTGTCGCTGACCGCGCTGATCCTGATGTTCGCCGCGATCTTCTTTCCGTTTCTCGAGATCGATTCGCACGGGCTGCACAGCCGCAGTTCGATCTTCGACGCGGTGCTGGCCTTCGACCACGGGCCGCTGCTGCCCCTGTCGGTGGCGGTGGCCGGGCTGATCGTGCTGCTGCCGCTGGCGCGGCTTGCCGCCGCGATCTATGTGATGGGGCCGATGGCGATCAGCTATCGCCCCCTGCCCCATGCCGATCTGGCCCTGCGGTTCTTCGACGCCGCCCGCCCCTGGGCCATGGCCGAGATTTTCATCGTCGGCGTGACCGTGGCGATGGTCAAGATCGCCGGGCTGGCGCATGTGACGCTGGGCCCGGCCTTCTGGGCCTTTGCCGGACTGGTGCTGCTGATCGTTCTCAAGGACAACCTGATGTGCAGGATGACGATTTGGAAAACGCTGAGCGAACGCAGCCGGCCCTGA
- a CDS encoding TAXI family TRAP transporter solute-binding subunit — protein sequence MLRYLAFLLPVILALVLLIAAAAGYVMKSGALQLLPPGSLNMAAGRPGSGYHALAERYRAILARDGIDLQIIETPGSMENSRMLATGEADVALIQGGTPVADSIGLQALAAVFLEPFFIFHRPEVTDAADLNAWNDLRLAAGEPGGGTRIAINNMIQTLGVDLDQDRMLPLAGAEAADALLSGEADLAIFVAPIDAPYLQPLLTDADLRIETLRDTVALTRKLPYVRMADIPPAGIDYSRRLPPERIPLTAMTAMLAANGDLHPALVNRLVHAAIEIHSGPTPLSDDLRFPSTQGLDLPLNRQAAALLTGGPGVLESLMPYWIAAQITRVTLLFLPLLVLMVPLLRMLPGLYAWSMRARIYRRYKELVAIDAEADSDVTAERLDALMQRLEHIDQEARAVQVPSRYREYVYTLRVHIDLVRRKLQEAAV from the coding sequence GTGCTCCGATATCTCGCCTTTCTCCTTCCCGTCATTCTTGCGCTCGTGCTGCTGATCGCGGCCGCGGCCGGCTATGTGATGAAATCCGGGGCGCTTCAGTTGCTGCCGCCGGGATCGCTGAACATGGCGGCGGGGCGGCCGGGCAGCGGCTATCACGCGCTGGCGGAACGATACCGGGCCATCCTCGCCCGCGACGGCATCGACCTGCAGATCATCGAAACACCCGGGTCGATGGAAAACTCGCGGATGCTCGCCACGGGCGAGGCCGATGTGGCGCTGATACAGGGTGGCACACCGGTCGCGGATTCGATCGGCCTGCAGGCGCTCGCCGCCGTCTTTCTCGAACCGTTCTTCATCTTTCACCGGCCCGAGGTCACCGACGCCGCGGATCTGAACGCGTGGAACGATCTGCGCCTGGCCGCGGGCGAACCGGGCGGCGGCACGCGGATCGCCATCAACAACATGATCCAGACGCTGGGCGTCGATCTGGACCAGGACCGGATGCTGCCGCTGGCGGGGGCCGAGGCGGCCGACGCGCTCTTGTCGGGCGAAGCCGATCTCGCCATATTCGTGGCGCCGATCGACGCCCCCTATCTGCAACCCCTGCTGACCGATGCCGATCTGCGCATCGAAACCCTGCGCGACACCGTGGCGTTGACCCGCAAGCTGCCCTATGTGCGGATGGCCGACATCCCGCCCGCCGGCATCGACTATTCCCGCCGGCTGCCGCCCGAGCGCATCCCGCTCACCGCGATGACCGCGATGCTGGCGGCGAATGGAGACCTGCACCCCGCTCTGGTCAACCGGCTGGTCCATGCGGCGATCGAGATCCATTCCGGCCCGACCCCGCTCAGCGACGACTTGCGGTTCCCCTCGACCCAGGGGCTGGACCTGCCGCTGAACCGGCAGGCCGCGGCGCTGCTGACCGGCGGCCCCGGCGTGCTGGAAAGCCTGATGCCCTACTGGATCGCGGCCCAGATCACCCGCGTCACGCTGCTGTTCCTGCCGCTGCTGGTGCTGATGGTGCCGCTGCTGCGGATGTTGCCCGGCCTCTATGCCTGGAGCATGCGCGCCCGCATCTACCGGCGCTACAAGGAACTGGTGGCGATCGACGCCGAGGCGGACAGCGACGTTACGGCCGAACGGCTGGACGCGCTGATGCAGCGGCTGGAACACATCGACCAGGAAGCGCGGGCCGTGCAGGTGCCGTCGCGCTATCGCGAATATGTCTATACGCTGCGCGTGCATATCGACCTCGTGCGCCGCAAGCTGCAGGAAGCCGCCGTCTGA
- a CDS encoding MerR family transcriptional regulator, with amino-acid sequence MIAIGEASRQSGVGIETIRYYEREGIVPKPQRAPNNRRLYSAHDVGRLRFLRRCRDLGFPLADAVALLALSESSDEDCRSVKEIAELHISEVRSRIDDLTRLETALKELTVNCDSGNVSCPLLSRLRTT; translated from the coding sequence ATGATCGCGATAGGAGAGGCATCCCGACAAAGCGGCGTCGGCATCGAAACCATCCGCTACTATGAGCGCGAAGGCATCGTTCCGAAACCGCAGCGTGCGCCCAACAATCGGCGCCTCTATTCGGCGCATGATGTGGGCAGGCTCCGTTTTCTGAGGCGGTGCCGCGATCTGGGCTTTCCGCTCGCGGACGCCGTGGCGCTGCTCGCCCTGTCCGAAAGCAGCGACGAGGATTGCCGATCGGTAAAGGAGATAGCCGAGCTGCATATTTCCGAAGTGCGCAGCAGGATCGACGACCTCACGCGTCTGGAAACCGCGCTGAAGGAGCTCACGGTCAACTGTGACAGCGGCAACGTATCCTGTCCGCTGCTTTCCCGGCTGCGAACGACATAG
- a CDS encoding GDCCVxC domain-containing (seleno)protein, translating to MENRSVVLESTLTCPECGHAETETMPTDFCQWFYECRQCKTVLRPKAGDCCVYCSYGTVPCPPIQSGDGCCG from the coding sequence ATGGAAAACCGATCCGTTGTGCTCGAAAGCACATTGACCTGCCCGGAATGCGGACATGCCGAAACCGAGACGATGCCGACGGATTTCTGCCAGTGGTTCTATGAGTGCCGGCAATGCAAGACGGTGCTGAGGCCCAAGGCGGGCGATTGCTGTGTCTATTGCTCGTATGGGACCGTGCCGTGCCCGCCGATCCAGTCTGGCGATGGCTGCTGCGGGTGA